From the genome of Duffyella gerundensis, one region includes:
- the sdhD gene encoding succinate dehydrogenase membrane anchor subunit, with the protein MVSNASALGRNGIHDWLLLRASAILITLYIVYILGFILMADTLTYDIWRGFFASSFTKVFTLLTLLSILVHGWIGMWQVLTDYVKSLSVRLIGQLVIVVVLLAYALYGTVVVWGA; encoded by the coding sequence ATGGTAAGCAATGCTTCTGCATTGGGGCGTAATGGCATCCATGACTGGCTGCTACTGCGTGCTTCTGCAATTCTGATCACCCTCTATATCGTGTACATCCTCGGCTTCATCTTGATGGCGGACACACTTACCTACGACATATGGCGCGGGTTCTTTGCCTCTTCATTTACCAAAGTGTTCACGTTGCTGACGCTGCTTTCGATTCTTGTCCATGGCTGGATTGGCATGTGGCAGGTACTGACCGATTACGTTAAATCGCTCAGCGTGCGTTTGATTGGACAGTTGGTGATTGTGGTTGTGCTGCTGGCGTATGCACTTTATGGAACCGTTGTGGTATGGGGTGCGTGA
- the sdhA gene encoding succinate dehydrogenase flavoprotein subunit yields the protein MNLPVREFDAVVIGAGGAGMRAALQISQAGQSCALLSKVFPTRSHTVSAQGGITVALGNSHEDNWEWHMYDTVKGSDYIGDQDAIEYMCKTGPEAILELEHMGLPFSRLEDGRVYQRPFGGQSKNFGGEQAARTAAAADRTGHALLHTLYQQNLKNKTTIFSEWYALDLVKNEDGAVVGCTALSIETGEVVYFKAKATVLATGGAGRIYQSTTNAHINTGDGVGMALRAGVPVQDMEMWQFHPTGIAGAGVLVTEGCRGEGGYLLNKHGERFMERYAPNAKDLAGRDVVARSIMIEIREGRGCEGPWGPHAKLKLDHLGKDVLESRLPGILELSRTFAHVDPVKEPIPVIPTCHYMMGGIPTKVTGQALTVNAQGEDVVIPGLFAVGEIACVSVHGANRLGGNSLLDLVVFGRAAGLHLLESIQEQGELRDATAENIDASLARYQRWDNNTTGEDPTELRKALQACMQNNFSVFREGDAMAKGLAELKELRERLKNARLDDRSSDFNTQRVECLELDNLMETAYATAMSANYRTESRGAHSRFDYPERDDDNWLCHSLYLPENESMTRREVNMQPKLRAAFPPKARTY from the coding sequence ATGAATTTACCCGTTAGAGAGTTTGATGCCGTAGTGATCGGCGCAGGTGGCGCAGGTATGCGTGCCGCACTGCAAATCTCCCAGGCAGGCCAGAGCTGTGCGCTGCTATCAAAAGTCTTTCCTACCCGTTCTCATACGGTGTCGGCGCAGGGCGGTATTACCGTTGCGCTGGGCAACAGCCATGAAGATAACTGGGAATGGCACATGTACGACACGGTGAAGGGCTCCGATTATATCGGTGACCAGGATGCCATCGAATACATGTGTAAAACCGGTCCGGAAGCGATTCTGGAACTGGAACATATGGGGCTGCCTTTTTCCCGTCTGGAAGATGGTCGCGTTTATCAGCGTCCTTTCGGCGGACAGTCCAAAAATTTTGGCGGTGAGCAGGCGGCGCGAACCGCAGCCGCTGCTGACCGTACCGGCCATGCGCTGCTTCATACCCTTTATCAGCAGAACCTGAAAAACAAAACCACCATCTTTTCTGAGTGGTATGCACTGGATCTGGTGAAAAATGAAGATGGCGCAGTGGTGGGATGTACCGCACTGAGCATCGAAACTGGCGAAGTCGTTTACTTCAAGGCTAAAGCAACAGTGCTGGCAACCGGCGGCGCCGGCCGTATCTATCAGTCAACCACTAACGCCCACATTAACACGGGTGATGGCGTTGGCATGGCGCTGCGTGCAGGCGTGCCGGTTCAGGATATGGAAATGTGGCAGTTTCACCCGACAGGCATTGCCGGTGCGGGCGTACTGGTCACAGAAGGCTGTCGTGGTGAGGGCGGATATCTGCTGAATAAACACGGCGAACGCTTTATGGAGCGTTATGCTCCAAACGCTAAAGACCTCGCCGGTCGTGACGTTGTGGCGCGTTCTATCATGATTGAAATTCGTGAAGGCCGCGGCTGTGAAGGTCCGTGGGGCCCGCATGCCAAGCTGAAGCTCGATCATTTGGGTAAAGATGTACTGGAATCACGTTTGCCAGGCATTCTTGAGCTTTCCCGCACCTTTGCGCATGTCGATCCGGTAAAAGAGCCGATTCCAGTCATCCCAACCTGTCACTACATGATGGGCGGCATTCCGACCAAAGTGACCGGTCAGGCATTAACCGTAAACGCGCAGGGTGAAGATGTTGTGATTCCTGGTCTGTTCGCCGTCGGTGAAATTGCCTGTGTATCCGTACACGGTGCCAACCGTCTTGGCGGTAACTCGCTGTTGGATCTGGTGGTATTTGGTCGCGCGGCAGGCCTGCATCTGCTGGAATCAATCCAGGAGCAGGGTGAACTGCGTGACGCCACAGCAGAAAACATTGATGCCTCGCTGGCACGCTATCAGCGCTGGGATAACAATACTACCGGTGAAGACCCAACCGAACTGCGTAAAGCATTACAGGCCTGTATGCAGAATAACTTCTCGGTGTTCCGTGAAGGCGATGCAATGGCAAAAGGCCTGGCTGAATTAAAAGAGCTGCGTGAGCGTTTGAAAAATGCCCGTCTGGATGACCGTTCAAGTGACTTCAACACCCAACGTGTGGAATGCCTTGAGCTGGACAACCTGATGGAAACGGCTTATGCGACGGCAATGTCGGCCAACTACCGTACAGAGAGTCGTGGCGCACACAGCCGCTTTGACTATCCGGAGCGTGATGATGACAACTGGCTCTGCCACAGTCTCTATCTGCCGGAGAATGAGAGCATGACGCGTCGTGAAGTGAATATGCAGCCAAAACTGCGTGCCGCTTTCCCGCCAAAAGCTCGAACCTACTAA
- a CDS encoding succinate dehydrogenase iron-sulfur subunit, whose protein sequence is MRLEFSIYRYNPDVDDAPRMQDYTLESDEGRDMMLLDALIRLKEKDPTLAFRRSCREGVCGSDGLNMNGKNGLACITPISALGNGKQKIVIRPLPGLPVVRDLVVDMGQFYAQYEKIKPFLINNGENPPAREHLQMPEQREHLDGLYECILCACCSTSCPSFWWNPDKFIGPAGLLAAYRFLIDSRDTETEARLDNLSDAFSVFRCHSIMNCVSVCPKGLNPTKAIGHIKSMLLQRGA, encoded by the coding sequence ATGAGACTTGAATTTTCAATTTATCGCTATAACCCCGATGTCGATGATGCGCCGCGCATGCAGGACTATACGCTGGAGTCAGACGAAGGGCGCGACATGATGCTGCTGGATGCGCTGATTCGCCTGAAAGAAAAAGATCCCACGCTGGCGTTTCGTCGCTCATGCCGTGAAGGTGTCTGCGGCTCTGACGGCCTGAACATGAACGGTAAAAACGGTCTGGCCTGCATTACGCCCATTTCTGCCCTGGGCAACGGCAAGCAGAAAATTGTCATCCGTCCACTGCCAGGTCTGCCGGTAGTCCGCGATCTGGTTGTCGATATGGGCCAGTTCTACGCGCAATATGAGAAAATTAAACCTTTCTTAATCAACAATGGCGAGAATCCGCCAGCGCGTGAGCACCTGCAGATGCCAGAGCAACGTGAGCATCTGGATGGGCTTTATGAGTGCATTCTGTGCGCCTGCTGCTCAACCTCATGCCCTTCATTCTGGTGGAATCCTGATAAATTTATTGGACCCGCAGGTTTGCTGGCGGCCTATCGCTTCCTGATCGACAGTCGTGATACGGAAACCGAAGCGCGTCTGGACAATCTTAGTGACGCCTTCAGCGTGTTCCGTTGTCACAGCATCATGAACTGCGTGAGCGTTTGTCCTAAGGGTCTTAACCCAACGAAGGCAATTGGTCATATCAAGTCAATGCTGCTGCAACGTGGCGCGTAA